TTCTGTTTACTTTTCACCGTCAGTACCTTTTCCTCAACCTCATCTTTTGAAAAATTATCAAAGTACATCATCGTTGAAACTAGTTCCAAAAATTTAGAGCTTTGTTCGTTCATTTTGGTGATCATCGGTGACAGTTTCGGTGTATCAACTTCTGCATCCTTCAAGAAGTCTTTACCGCTATCCGTCAGTTGATAACGATATTGATAATAACCTTTTTCTTTTTCCTTCTCTTCATCTAAAAATCCTAAGTTACATAATTCTTCGATACGAGTAGATAATTCTTCTGAATATGGTCCATAAAAGTGAAAAGAATAACGTTCAGAAAAATCGATATCACATTTTTTCATAATATAAATCATTTTCTGTAGACGTTTGCGCCCGACGACTTCCTCTGCTTGATTAAAAAAGTTGATAAGTTTCGCGTGATCTTCTAACAATTCATTCAGCCCCTAACCTTGTAAAATTTCCAAGATCCGTTGTTTCAGTTCGCTATCTTGTGGAAGCTGTTCGATTAAGTCTTCCGCATAATATAATTTATGATCGGTGCGCTTTTTACCCGAAATGGCTTCAACAATATCGGACTGGCGCGACAATTCTTTAAAGTCTCCGTTCGGCATCATCAAGTGGATCGGCAAACGTTCCTCTTCTTCACCTGGACGATAGAAATCGTAAGGTAAATCCGATGAGGAATCGACTTCTAAATAGTAAGTTGGATCAATTCCCGCTTCAATGAAACATTCCTTCAAATCCATCAGTTCTCTGTACTGATTGCCTGGATTGAACTCAATATATTTATACAAATCACGGTCGACAAAACGACGACATAAATCAGATAAAATCGCGTCGTCTTCTTCTTGCCAAATATGAAAATAGTAGAAAGCAACATTTTCATCCAACTTCAAATAATCTTCGAGAGACACTTTTTTTTCAAAAAAGCTCTTGAAATGACGTGGCTCCAGTTTGAATTTGAAATCGGAGTGATACAATTCCTTCGCGCGGTGCAGAATCTTCGTCAAAATCACTTCAGCACTACGTGTGACTGGATGAAAATAGACCTGCCAATACATCTGGTATCGACTCATAATGTAGTCTTCAACGGCATGCATGCCACTCTCTTTAATAACTACTTGTTCTTCCATCGGGCGCATGACACGTAGAATCCGCTCCATATCAAAATGTCCGTAGCTTACGCCTGTAAAATAAGCGTCACGTTGTAAATAGTCCATTCGATCAGCATCAATCTGACTTGAAATCAAACTGACAACCAATTTATTAGAATACGTCTTATGGATGACATCAGCTACTTTTTGGGGAAACCCTGGATCCACTTTTCGTAAAATCTTGTTTACTTGAGTGTCGCCTAAAATAATTTCACGTGTATAATCTTCGTGGTCCAAGTCGAATACTTTTTCAAAAGAATGTGAAAAAGGGCCATGTCCTAAATCATGCAACAGGGCTGCAGCTAAACATACTAAACGCTCGTCTTCATCCCAATTCGGATGACCTTTGAAATTTTCGATGATTCTTCTGACAATCTCATACACCCCTAACGAGTGACTGAAACGGCTGTGTTCTGCTCCGTGGAAAGTTAGATAGGTTGTCCCTAGCTGTTTGATTCTACGAAGTCGTTGAAATTCAGAAGTCCCTATCAAATCCCAGATGACGCGGTCTCGAATATGTATGTAGCGGTGAACAGGGTCCTTGAACACTTTCTCTTCGCTTAATTTTTCATCACGATATGCCATGCTTTCCGACCTTTCTACATCGTCTAACAATCTTTTTATCATTATATCTTTTTTTAAATTAAATTCATACCTTGACATATAGAAAAGGGTAAACCTCTTTTCAATTCGAAATTCAGCATGGGCTAACTATGTTGATAGAAATTTATGATAGATCAGGTAAGATGTAACCTTTTCCTGAATGATATAATATCTCTTAGGAACAAGTTTTTTTTCGATACAAATTCATTTAAAAAGGAAGATTTATTTGCTGAATCAAGCACTAGACAAACTCAATGAATACTTTGGCTATTCTTCTTTCCGACCAGGACAAGAAGAAGTCATTAATCATATATTACATAAAAATAATACCTTAGCGATCATGCCAACTGGTGGTGGGAAATCTCTATGCTATCAGATTCCAAGTCTTGTATTGGATGGAACAGCCATAATCATCTCACCTCTCATTTCGTTAATGAAAGATCAAGTGGATGCTTTGCAAACGGTAGGGGTTTCCGCCACTTATATTAATAGTTCGTTACATACTTCAGAACAGCAATCACGTCTTAATGGAATGGTCGATGGACAATACAAAATTTTATACGTTGCGCCCGAAAGGTTTGAATCTGTCTCTTTTATTCGCTCGATAGAGAAAATAGACATCTCCCTGATCGCATTCGATGAAGCACATTGCGTCTCACAATGGGGTCACGACTTTCGTCCAAGCTATAGATCTGTGGTGCCGACTATCCAAAAACTTCAGATGTCCCCACCACTCATCGCACTTAC
Above is a window of Halalkalibacillus sediminis DNA encoding:
- a CDS encoding YwgA family protein — protein: MLEDHAKLINFFNQAEEVVGRKRLQKMIYIMKKCDIDFSERYSFHFYGPYSEELSTRIEELCNLGFLDEEKEKEKGYYQYRYQLTDSGKDFLKDAEVDTPKLSPMITKMNEQSSKFLELVSTMMYFDNFSKDEVEEKVLTVKSKQNFTDEDLTEAWKFIDELKKQTH
- a CDS encoding HD domain-containing protein: MAYRDEKLSEEKVFKDPVHRYIHIRDRVIWDLIGTSEFQRLRRIKQLGTTYLTFHGAEHSRFSHSLGVYEIVRRIIENFKGHPNWDEDERLVCLAAALLHDLGHGPFSHSFEKVFDLDHEDYTREIILGDTQVNKILRKVDPGFPQKVADVIHKTYSNKLVVSLISSQIDADRMDYLQRDAYFTGVSYGHFDMERILRVMRPMEEQVVIKESGMHAVEDYIMSRYQMYWQVYFHPVTRSAEVILTKILHRAKELYHSDFKFKLEPRHFKSFFEKKVSLEDYLKLDENVAFYYFHIWQEEDDAILSDLCRRFVDRDLYKYIEFNPGNQYRELMDLKECFIEAGIDPTYYLEVDSSSDLPYDFYRPGEEEERLPIHLMMPNGDFKELSRQSDIVEAISGKKRTDHKLYYAEDLIEQLPQDSELKQRILEILQG